The DNA segment GGCGACTGCCGAGTGGGCAAGAAACTCGCACGTCTGCTCCTCGGTTCAGCTGTTTACTAATACACTGAGCAAGATCTTCAACACCACTAACCCAGGTTGAGAGGCAGCGAGAGCACTGATGGGATTTCGCCAGGGCAATCGGCGTGTCTCTGATTATGCCATTGGATTTCGCACATTGGCGACCGATAGTGGCTGGAATGAGGAATCCTTGTTTGACGCGTTCCTGTATGGGTTAGCGGAGCCCATAAAGGATCAGTTAATTAATCGCGAATTGCCAGAAGATGTGGACTCTCTCATAGCACTGGTCGTCAAGATTGATAAACGTCTTCAGGATCGTGGGAAATCCAGGCCTGACTATTCTGCACCTTTCCAGAGGGGACAGTCGACTACAAGATATACACTGGTGAGCCACACTACGGTTTCTTCTGTTCGACCTCTCATGCAAGCAGTGCTTATCACACCATCTCAGACTGTCATTTATCCTTTCTTAGTTGACTCCGGGGCTGACGAGAGCTTTATGGACTGGAGGTTAGCTAAgagattaaatttaaaattaattccTCTTCCCAAGCCATTAGAGGCTCACGCTCTAGATGGACGCTTACTGTGTAAAATAACTCACCGGACTGATCCGATTCAAATGACTATCTCCAAAGAACATACTGAATCTCTGAGTTTTCACCTTTTTAACTCTCCATCACACCCTCTCATTCTGGGTTTTCCATGGCTCTCCAAACATAACCCCCACATGAACTGGGTCACAGGGGAAGTAACAGGTTGGGACAGGAAATGTTCTGTCACCTGCATTCGTGCCGTTTCTATCTCCAAAGTATCTCACTCCTCTGATGTTTCATCTCCTAGCTGTCtggaacttcctgtttctcgTTCTGCTGTTACCTCGCCTTGCACAGCTTCTTTGGACTCTGATTTCCCAGACCTCTCCAGAGTGCCTTCATGGTACCTAGACCTCAAGGAAGTCTTCAACAAGACTCGGGCTACCTCTCTACCGCCTCATCGACCTTATGACTGTGCCATTGACCTGCTACCAGGTAGTTCACCCCCTAGGGGGCGCCTCTATTCTTTGTCTTCCCCGGAGGTAAAGACTATGACCGAGTATATTGACTCTTCCCTGGCGGCGGGACTTATTCGGccgtcctcctctcctgctggaGCTGGGTTCTTCTTTGTTGCCAAGAAAGATAAGACACTCCGCCCCTGTATTGATTATCGGGGATTGAATGAGATAACCATCAAGAATCGGTATCCTCttcccctcatctcctctgcgTTTGAGCTACTAAAGAACGCTAAGGTTTTCACCAAGCTGGACCTGAGGAACGCCTATCACTTGGTGAGGATAAGAGAGGGGGATGAATGGAAGACGGCCTTTAATACCCCCAGTGGGCACTATGAGTACCTTGTGATGCCATTCGGTTTATCTAATGCGCCAGTGTATTTCAGGCGATGGTTAACGACGTACTCCGTgacatgttgaataaatatgtctttgtttatttggatGATATCCTCATCTTCTCCCCAGATGAGGACACTCATGTCCAGCATGTGCACCAGGTTCTCCAGCGTCTTCTCACCCACCAACTCTTTGTAAAGGCAGAGAAGTGTGAATTTCATGTGTCCTCCGTCGCTTTCCTAGGGTTCATCGTCTCTCAAGACAACATCCAGATGGATCCGGCAAAAGTTAGCGCTGTGACGGAGTGGTCTACTCCTACTTCGCAAACATCTCCAACGCTTTCTGGGTTTTGCTAATTTTTACAGACGTTTCATTAGAAACTTCAGCACTATTGCTTCCCATTGCATAAACTGACCTCCTCCAACATGAAGTTTCAGTGGTCACTACCGGCTGAGAGAGCTTTTCAAAGATTGAAGGAGACATTTACTACTGCCCCGTCCTCACACTCCCGGACCCTAGTCTTCAGTTCATGGTTGAGGTGGATGCCTCTGACGTAGGAGTTGGGGCGATCCTCTCTCAgagatcacaagtggacaagAAACTCCATCCCTGCGCCTTTCTCTCTCGGAAACTCTCTCCGCTGAACGAAATTACGATGTGGGGAATAGGGAATTGCTGGCTATTAAAGTGGCTCTGGAGGAATGGCGTCATTGGTTGGGGAGCAGAGCAGCCGTTCTTGGTTTGGACTGATCACAAAACCTTGAGTACATCCGGTCCGCCAAACGACTCAATTCCAGACAGGCCATGTGGGCTTTGTTTTTAATCGATTTAATTTCTCCTTGTCATATCGCCCTGGTTCCAAGAATGCTAAGGCAGATGCACTGTCTCGTTTGTTTGACCCTGGTTCTGCCCCGAGGTCCCTCTAATATCTTGCCTCCATCCTGTGTGGTAGGGGCCGTTACCTGGGGAATTGAACAAAAGGTCAGACAGGAAAATATTAATAGTCAGGTGCCGGAGGGCTGTCCCGAAccggttgtttgtgtctgttccaCTTCGTTCCCAGGTCATCCATTGGGCTCATACCTCCGGTTTCTTGTCACCCTGGGATACGGCGGACTCTCTTTGTGGTCAGACAACGCTTCTGGTGGCCATCCATGGAGGGAGAGGTCAGGGAATATGTGACTGCCTGTGCCGTGTGTGCTCAGAACAAGAGCTCGCGACGTCCACCCTCTGGGCTtctgcagccacttcctgtgcCCCATCGCCCCTGGTCTGACATCTCTCTGGACTTTGTTACCGGGTTGCCTCCCTCGAAAGGTAACACCACTATCTTAACAGTTGTTGATCGATTCTCTAAGATGGTTCATTTCATTCCCATGCCCAAGCTGCCTTCTGCCAAAGGAACTGCGGAGGCTGTCCTGTTGCATGTTTTTCGCATCCATGGGTTTCCGAAGGATGTGGTGTCAGACCGGGGGCCACAGTTTGTTTCCCAGTTCTGGAAGGCGTTCTGTTCCCTCCTTGGCACCACAGTCAGTCTCTCCTCTGGATACCATCCCCAGTCCAACGGCCAGGCGGAGCGGATGAACCAGGAACTGGAGACCGGACTGCGATGCCTTGTCTCCCAAAACCCGGCTACCTGGAGTAATCATCTCATCTGGGTAGAGTACGCACACAATACGTTACCCAGTTCATCTACCGGCCTGTCCCCATTTCAGTGTGCCTATGGCTACCAACCACCACTGTTCCCCGACCTAGAGAAGGAAGTCAACGTCCCCTCTGCCCAGAGGTTCATCCATCAGTGCCGTCGGGTCTGGAGTGGGGTCCGTGAGGTCCTCCTAAGAAGCTCAGTCCGTGCAAGAAGGATGGCGGACCGACGACGGACTTCTGCACCCACGTACCAACCTGGCAATAGAGCTTGGCTGTCCACCCGTGACATTCCCCTACGTGTGGAGTCCCGCAAGTTGGCCCCCGGTTTATTGGTCCGTTCCCCATTTCCAGGATCATCAACCCCGCTGCAGTGCGACTCAAGCTTCCCAGGTCTATGAGGGTGCATCCCACCTTCCACGTGTCCCGGATCAAGCCTGCATTGGAGAGTCCATTGGTCCCTCCCACcaagccccctcctcctcccaggatCGTCCATGGAGGTCTGGTGTATACGGTCAAACGCCTCTTGGCAGTTCGCCACCGCGGTCGCGGCCGCCAATACTTGGTAGACTGGGAGGGGTACGGTCCTGAGGAGAGGGCGTGGGTGTCAACAAAGAACATTGTTGACCCGACCCTCATTCAAGACTTTAACCGCCTTCATCCTGACCAGCCTGGGACGTCCAGTGCCGTCCCTAAGAGGGGGGGGTACTGTTACATCCAGCCCTGCGTACTAGTTAAGTTGGCCTGATGTTtatcgtttattcttctgttctgggttgtgattggttactcatctctcctctcgtttcagactcctcacttcctgccttgtgtgtgtgctccaccttgttgattgtctgctcctccccgattgtttgcacctgttcctcatcacctagtgtatttagtctgtgtgttcctgtgtcgtGTTGCCAGTTCATCTTTGTTTCCCCGTGTCTCAAGCGTCCCAGCGATTTCCATGTTAATTAAGTCTCTAGTGATTCCGACCCCGGTCTGTGTAATCGACTCCGCTTTTGCTTCCTCCCTGTCGGTACCTCTGCCTGTTCTACTTTTGTCTACCCGTGtaccgaacctggactggatcttcACCGAACCCTGCTACCGCCTGACCCTCTttgaaattgtgtgtttgttattggactgcctcacctgtgtatcgaacctggactggatctccttcgacttctgctgctgcccgacacttattggaatattgtgtttgttactggaCTGCCACTCCGTGTACTGTAACCATACAGTAAAAGTTATTCTTGatcatctctgtctccgagTCGAGCATTTGAGTCCAACACCTCTCAGTACATTACAAGAGGAGCAAAAAGGTTATCAATAAACTTCTTTGATCTATGATCAAGGTGTGTAGacatcctgtctccatctctgtctcagcCCTCTGGAGTGACTCCTTTCATGTACCATCTGTCTCAGAGGTCCCTTATCTTCGTTTACGACACAAAAGACCCCCGTCCTGTATACACGCAAGAAATCCCTGCACCCCTCTGATCAAACCCCTTGAGTGACCCCTGCAGTGATCATTTGTCAAGTGTCAAACAAAAGGTGGAAGGCCATAAACATCTATTACCTTTAACCAAACTCATAAAGTTAGTTAACCCACGAGAAAcacatctgttcattcatctctctacatacatgtctgtttcGTCTATTAATCattacacaagaataaaaacagccattacaatgaccactcaaaacgctgtacagtacagttttttgctattcatacaaacattcatgtttCTATGAGAGGGGcaaatttggggttcagtatttagcccaaggacacttcggcatgcagatgaggaagactgggatcggACCGGCGACCATCTAGTTGGAGGATGACCGCCCTACCCCCTCAGCTGTACAACACACAGTACTTGTACGTGCATTACATGACACACACTTAATAAAATTGAAGAGATCCTTTGTAGTTTAGATACAACTAAATAAATTCTTCTGAACTTGGCTGATAAGGTGGGAACAGGAAAAGCAATCCTCCAACCTTACATCTTGATGACCATACCTAACCCTAAATGATGTAGGGGCCTGTGTAATGACAAAATGGAGCAGTTGGAACATGTGAAAGTGAATATTTAGATTTACAATTTCAAAGGTCACTCTTGTGCCCTTGGCTGAATTACCATCTGAGCCATTGGGCTCCTGTCCATGGACCACAGAGCACCAGAGAAAACTCCAGGCTACTGTGTCAAATGCTTTGCTCTGATTCAACTGATTTGGTATTTCAGTTGTGTGCTGCATATTCTTCATCCAGACAACCCTGAGGCCAGATGCGGTTCTGTGGTCTGAAGAGGCGAAGAAGATCATCCTGATTGAACTTACAGTCCCGTGGGAAGAAAGGTGCGACCAAGCCTTTGAAAGGAAGAGTGCCAAATACCAGGACCTTTTGCAAGACTGCAGGGGGAAAGGATGGCAGGCATGGCTGTTTCCAGTTGAGGTCGGCTGTAGAGGATTCCCGGCCCAGTCGGTATGGAGAATGCTTACAGCCATTGTAATGacaggaaaggagaggaagacagcAGCTTGCAGGATGGGGGAGGCAGCAGAAAGAGCCTCTTGCTGGCTATGgaacaggagagaggagctgagctggaagccaggaggaggagatgggcaGTGATTTTGCCACCACTGCCGACCAGCCAACAGGAGGGTATTACGGTTTAGGATTGAAACACCCAAAGAACGTTGGACACCGTCTGATGACATCAACCCTTCCTGGCCAAGGCTAAGTATTTTAGATGTAATTATTCTCAGCTAATCTTATAAAGTTACCACATAGTACACACCCCTCAGGCcttggcaaaaaaaaatgttaagaaaaaaatcctgtgcttttattttgaaggggatttttttatGCAGCGGAGTGCCGTCTATTCACACTCATTAACAGTATTtgttaaggagtgtgaataggatcagttttgtttgttgtcatagATTCAGTGAGTGAGTATTCTCAGCTAAAGCTACATAATTTGGGTCTTTTTGAAACTACTTCTCAGTAGATGAAAGCACTGTTGAGTCtgttaaaaaaggctgaagttactgaattgttatgtaagttgtattaccttgtgtccttaagatgcactttttggtttttaattaaaaggcagctaattgagtgtaagggaatatttccctctctagcatcCCCACCTGCTGGTTGTTTTGGTTTataattaaacttgtttttttgtgttggcatactgtgatattctgtactatctcaggttcaaactgcaccatctttttattaaataaatttgagaagttgaacaTTTTTCTCGATTTGGGTCGCGGcttgtcattaaggggtgatggtgggtcccGAAGCCAGACCACTTGAGAACCACTGTTATAATGCATCCATAGGTGGCACTGCTGTGTTCTCTAGCCATTTTTAAACCCAACTTTTGCTATAGTTACTCAACGCCTTACCAAAaatctccccctcttctcctaACAGAAGGGGAGCGCAGGCCCTGTTCTGTTctccgtcctgagagatctgatcacaagctTGTCGGTTTACACCTGATATTGAAATCTGTTCAATCTCTCAGGACGCTAATACCGGGTTTGGACGGGGGCGTAACAGGTTTCTTTGGGTTCTTCAGACAGGGTTGAGAAGGCTGGTttagtgcttcacaaaataacTATAGATTCAATCTACACAATGATTTGAAGATATTGAAGAGAAGATTAATTGTTTATCAAACCGtctattatttaattatttatttaattactcAGTTTGGTCTTGAGGACCCCCGGTACTAATATATCCTCTGACCCTGAAAACAGCTGGCCTGACAgatcatcaataaaacaacaagtCACAAAGCATCCAGACCTGATCTGCTCTGCACCTCCATCACCTTGCAGTGAGTTATGCTTCTGCTTCAACCAACAGGTTAATAAATCCAGGGTGTGTCAGAGCAGAGGTGCATGAGCAAATCCCAGAGGGGGGAAGGACTACAACtgtcacagaggaagaggaagttgtgagcagcagagggaggactCGAAGTCTGCAGAGACAGTTTCATTTTCTCCCAGCACTCAAACAAATGACACTTTACCTGGGTAGAGACAGGCAGCTTTCATTGACTTCCACTCACAGGTAAgtaatctttttgttttggttgtccCTGCTGACAGCTCCCTATGGCGGTTTACTCTTTAAGAAGGTTTTGCTGAAGACCAATTGGGCGAAAAACCTGGTGAAAACTGACACCAGGACGACTTATTATCCccagggaaagagaaagagataatTACTCTGCTCATTGCTCCAACATGAATTCTGTCTGAGGAGCGGCAGTTTAAGGTGGAGTTAACCTGTTCACATGCCTGAATAGTCACAGGCTGAggcacagaagaaaaacaaaatgcacagattaaacaaagacaaatatttacCTGCTGAACAACTCTTCTACACATAGTCAAATAAGATCAGGATTTGTAGACACATAAGAACTCTAATACTAACAATTGCTTTCATTGGAAATACAGAAGAATTATAAATCACCGTTTTGTAGAGTACTTGGAGCACTTGGTGCGGATCTTGCACAGTTGGTGCCCTTGAATAGAGGCGGAATGGACAACAACAATCGGGTAGGTACAGGAATGTTTGCACAGAGCTGTAGATACATCCTCAATATGAATAAATTGGTAAGCTTGTTGGACCCTCCCATgcttaatatataatatatgatgtATCTCACCACAACAAAACatactgcaggaaaaaaaaattgtattaaacAAGTATAACATGTAGAGTGTATCATTCATCTCAAGTACAAAATACTTAATATggtttattgaatttaaataaaacagcattAGCTTGgtattttacagcatttttaATCTTCTCTTGATGTAGAGGATTGATTATTTCATCCACTGCACTTTAGTGGTTGGGACCATAATCTATATGCCCTGCTTCTGTCAGGGTGGCCCATCACTTATGTCCGCACTCTAAACTGTAGTTCAATAATGATTTAATGAATTTTGCACCAAtttgacattcatggtccccgCAGGATGAATTCTAATGACTTTGGTGACTTCATTCATCCTGTGAAATACCTCAACTAGTATTGGATGGTTCCCAGAGGGAGAATCCTAATGATTAGGATGATCCTCTGACCTTTTCTTTGGCATCACCATGAGGCTGACATTTGGGTCTTGAGTCGAATATCTTTAACAACAATTTGAGCTGCTTGGCCATTTGGGTGAATGCATGCATTGTGGCGGACAAGCAGGTTTAATTTTGCTCTCatcaaaatattacaaattgtgtttttcatggGTGCATTGTATCTTTGTAGCCTAGAATGATTCAATTAACTGTTATTTAACAAGAAAGCTGCAGTAACGAGGATTATCAGTAATACTCAATACATGACAAAAGAGctcaaaaggtttttattcatttcagcaTTTATCCAACTATGGACATCATGAAGGCAGCATTTTTCTCACCAGGTACTTTATGAATAAACCATCAACATCATAGCCCATGGCGCTTTCATACACATACAGACCAGTTCGTGTTGAATTCAGATGTGTGGTACGTTGGTAATGTTAAGACTGTATGTCCAGAGACCTGCAGCATTAAATCtgtctgaaaaaaaaggaaatcaacaCTTCGTTGTGTGGACCAAACAGCAGGACATGACATTTTATTCCATCAGCGAATGCCATAAATAGATCCAAACCCAAAAAGTGGTAGGCTGTGTCTCAACTTTTGACTTCCCATACTCCATATGTGACTTTCAGCTCCTTATTGTTGGTTCCTatgaagtaaaacaaatggACACAACTTATAGTGTTATTTAACAGAAAAGATTCAGTAATTTGATTAAACGAGGTGGTTGcttagttttttaaaaacatcactaaAATGTTCTTTGTTGGGAACTATTTTCAGTAGCAGATGAATCCATATTTTAAACCAGTAACCACAGCCCTTCTCAGTTTCCATACCAGTCTAACATAGTTCCAGCATCTTCATTCTTTACCCCAAAGTCAAAAGCTGTGCAATGCCAATCACCTCTTTTCGTCTTTAAATTAGCATGCTAATCCAGCTTGTCCTAACCAGTTGGCCTGGTCTGGCTTAACAGCGGTGGTGTTGTTCGGAGGGAGAATTGTAACCTCTTGtattgtaaaaacaaagaagttCTTGGCAAGTGAACATCATCACTATCTACTTCTGGCAACAAGCCACAGCCCAGCAGAAAGTTTTAAATCAGAGCACTTTCAGAGGTGAAAATGAACTCACTTTGCTTTGAGTTACATCAGTTACGAAACTGTAGATTACTTAATTTTACACTAGTTATAAGTTAATTTGCATGCgtctctgatttatttttgtcattgtaTAATGTaacttcctctcactctctcctggCTGATTATGGACTTTATAGATCCCATCCTGTCCAGTGCCTCAGGGAATCTACACCCTGGTTATGAGAATGTGAGAAGGCCAACAAGAAACGCTTTGCCACCGTGTGTCTCTCCAGTCAAAgccctggaggagctggtgaggTCCATCAAAAGAGGACACGGTTCAGCCGCTGCTGATGTGGGAAAAGCCCTCGAACTCTCCATCACTCTGAAATCAGCACAGCTCATCAGAAAGTACACATTGGCCAACTTGATGCAGGTAGCATCCTGAGGGAAATCCAGCAGCCACAGAGACGGAATTCAGCAGTGTGAATGAAGCCTAAATGATGCCTTCCAGCTTACACACTGTACAACTCTGCAGGTGGAGCAGGGGAGCCTTGGTGTGCAGCGTGTTTGAACAGACCTCAGAGTGAAAGCAGATGAGGTCGATGGGAAGGACGATGCAGGCTCAAGAAATGTGAGAACCTGATTACAACAGCTTTGCAGCTTAGATTTAGCTTAAAATCAAACTTCAACCTATTGTCTTATAGGCTAAAATTTGATATTGCTAATTTACGCTTGATGACCTGTCTGAAGCAATACCTCGCCCCCAGTTTCAGGGTTTCAATTTTTCTGTGACTGATCAGAGCAGACAAGAAATTTGAATAATATGttaaaagaatattaaataGATTCAAGTAAATTTTATCTGCACTCATCAACCAGTCTAAAATTAAAGCAATGCAAGAACATTTAATTGGTGAAAAAGTTTTGCTAATGCAAACTTGCAAGAATCTAACAAACCTCTGTCACTTCACTCTTGAAGTTAGGACAACGTAATGTAACATGACAGTTCTTGAACCTTGTAATTCCCTCTATGTCCTGAACAGAAACGCCCTCGTGAATTCTGTTGGTATTTGCACATTGACCCAAAccacaaaatgtattcaaacagATATTGTCTTAATGATTGAATTTTCATCAAGTTTTGGAAAATCAGACTTGTCTTATTTGAACACTTATTATGGCTGGAGTATAATGTGCTTGGAGCTTTTCTAAATTGACATTGTGATACTATAGAGAAGATGGTTTAATGATGTTGAAGGTCTCGTTGCCTTTGTGTCATCAGTGTCATTTTCTTCCTCCAGTGCTGCTGGAGTACATGAAGAGCCAGGAAGACAAAATGGATACCATCACCTGAGAGATGTAGGAAAAGATTGTGGAGCTATGTGAGTACACCAGATCACAAGCTTCTAGATTAGTATTTTATGCATATAGTGCTACATGCATCGACCCTAACACACTCTTGATCTATCCAAATGTGACAGGACATGGACACAAACGCCCTCAAATTCATTATTGTGTAGTTCTGAATGGCTGGATGTGGAGATAAGCAGCTGTTTGCTAAGTTGGTGATGATATGTCAGTGTTATGTTCAATACTTGTTTACATGATGACAGAAAATCCGACTTCACGAGTCAAATGGACATTTTGAGATGTGACATAGCTATTACCAGGATGACAGATGACAGACTCAAATGTTTCTGGTCTCTCTTTCGATGATGTGTGTTATGATTTGAGTGCTATACAAAAAAATtagattgaattgaattgaattgtgcATTTTCACAGTGAATAACTGACAAGACCGATGTGGACTCCTCAGATGATCAAACCAGAAGAACTGATACGATCTTCCCAAGAGGCCCTTCATGGAGACATTGACCTCAGGGTCTACAAAGGACAGTATAATGGTTTTACAGTGGTCATCAAAGAGATATACGGACCCTGTGAGAAGCCAGTCCAAGGTCAAGTGCTCCACTGCAGAAGGATACTgaatgaaaagacaaagaaagcaGTTCTAACTGACCAGACAACACTACCagtgtaattttattttaaactattATGATTGGCCAATTTAAAGTATGAAGTTGTTTTACAGTCCTTGAGGCTGCGAGTTTAAACTGATATAATCAACATTTCATAAATCAATtaaaggcaaactgcagaggGTTCCTCCTCACCAGGGTTTTGGTTGTTGGTGGTCTAATTATGGAAAGGTGTTGCAAACTGCAAACAATGTTAAGCTCTCAAATTTCTATACCCCACCTAATAAATTTTTGTTGAACTAATGTACTTGAAAATTATGTAGAAACGACTATAATAAAATAGCACAGTCCTGGAAATATAATTTCAGCACTTGAGTAGATAGAAATCAGTGTGTGAATTAACACCAGTATATGTTGAAACCATGAGTCAGAGGATATTAAAGGTATAGGTTGACAATTAGTCTGTATTAAAACATGTGTCAGGTAATCATTTCTTCTATATTGGGCCTTTAGCAATCCTACTTCATGCATTTACAATGTAAGGGATGATGATCAACATCcacaaaatgcaaatgttcCTCAGAGTTTATCTGAATCTTGTATGAAGTGGCAGTTGACTCAATGTTACAGTCTTTTCTGCAAAAttccttcttttgtttcttttgttctgttCGACATCTCTGTGGGAATAAGAGGATTTTTATACAAGTGACACTGTATCTTTGGATGCAACTGACCATCAAGCAATAAGAAGTTAATTAGAAATTAACTAATTAAAGGAGTTAATGATAGTGATTGGCCAGAAAACTCGATCCTGCATGAATTTTACCATAGCCTGTTGTATTATCcaatctgaaaacattttctctaaAATGTAAAGGGAGGTACAGTCTATAACAAGAAGGAGATTGAAACCATGAGGCGTTTGAGTCGCCCAACATCCTGCGAATGTTTGGCATCTGTGTCCAGGATAAGGACGGTGAGTAGGAGTGAGATAGAAAATCACAAACAGTCATTCAAATTAaacctttaaattcaaacaatgTGTATGTTCGCCTAGGACCCAGCCCTCAGTTCCTGATTATCATGGAGTACTGTGAGAGGAGTCTCCGACAGGTTCTGGATTCCTGGCTCTAAACTGTCCTGGACAGAAAAGTTCATATGTCTGGACATAAGCCACCGCAAGACTCTGTTAATCATGTGttccttttgtgttttatttactgaCAAATTTGAATGTGCAAGGTGTGCAAGGAAATATTGAacagaagagaaataaacaggGTGGGGTTATTTATTTGAGCACATATTTGGGCACATATTGAGAAACATGAGAAAACATTGTTTGATATTAAAATAGATCTTTGTAAATTGGCTGACTGAGCAGTCAGCCTAAACAGCTGCTGACTGAATATATGTGCCAttcaaccaaaacaatgaggaaAGACGCCccagacagagctgcagagttggTGAGAATTATTTGTGGActtagaaaacaaatacaaccttCCATAATTTTATTTagtgttaataataaaaacacttagTTACAGTTTATAAGTTCATCATTGTGATACAATTATTTGagtatttctttctcttttaagaTTGCaccaaactgaagaaaaaagtAAGGTTCATGGATGTATCAACAGCAACAAGTTCCTGGTGGCTGAAGGCTACAGGGTCAAGGTAGTGAAAGCAGAGTATGCCGGTTTGGCTTCAATCCATCTGAATTGTGGCAGTTGAGGTGTTGAGGCCAGTGAATAATatcttaatattttatttaattttattgttttttcagctGGGAGGTTTTGAACTGGCAAAAACAGAGACGTCACTGGCAACAAAGGACAAAGAGCGAGATCGGGTCCCTGTGTTACTCTTCTCTCAGGCGCTCAAAGACATCAACCACGACTACAACAAAGAGTGTGAGATGTACAGGTCAGAAACCACCCCACATATTAACCAACATGCATTACACCTTCAGCACATAGGCTTAATAACAGTGGTGACAGAGAGGGATATCCAAGGGTGgtacaaatatttgtgttttatcatgAGGTGAATTCAGGTCTGGGACATCTAAACTTCAGTCTGTTTATATCCTGTTCGAACAAAATCTAGTCAATAGGACTTTTTAACTATAGGTTAGCATGGATATCATGTGACTAAAATCAGGACTTCATGAGGTTGATGTCACAGAGGCGAGTGAACAGAGTGTCACTCCAGAAGCTCTCCTTGGAATTGCATGACAGTGTCAATGTCAGGATTCACAAGGAAGATTAATGTTAAGGATATCAatcttttataaataa comes from the Hippoglossus stenolepis isolate QCI-W04-F060 chromosome 5, HSTE1.2, whole genome shotgun sequence genome and includes:
- the LOC118109987 gene encoding LOW QUALITY PROTEIN: mixed lineage kinase domain-like protein (The sequence of the model RefSeq protein was modified relative to this genomic sequence to represent the inferred CDS: inserted 4 bases in 3 codons; deleted 3 bases in 2 codons; substituted 1 base at 1 genomic stop codon) is translated as MENAYSHCNDRKGEEDSSLQDGGGSRKSLLLAMEQERGAELEARRRRWAVILPPLPTSQQEVKALEELVRSIKRGHGSAAADVGKALELSITLKSAQLIRKYTLANLMQMIKPEELXYDLPKRPFMETLTSXVYKGQYNGFTVVIKEIYGPCEKPVQEISTVYNKKEIETMRXFESPNILRMFGICVQDKDGPSPQFLIIMEYCERSLRQVLDSGSKLSWTEKFICLDISHRKTLLHQTEEKSKVHGCINSNKFLVAEGYRVKLGGFELAKTETSLATKDKERDRVPVLLFSQALKDINHDYNKECEMYSFSIVLXEIATARKPFEVVCCIFFIQTTLRPDAVLWSEEAKKIILIELTVPWEERCDQAFERKSAKYQDLLQDCRGKGWQAWLFPVEVGCRGFPAQSVWRMLTAIVMTGKERKTAACRMGEAAERASCWLWNRREELSWKPGGGDGQ